Within the Halorhabdus rudnickae genome, the region CCGGCGACGATCTCGACGCGATCGTCCGGATCGCGCATCTCCCGGACAGTGCGACCGATTGCGCCGCCGGCCGACTCCATGAGTTGCTTCGGTGGAACCCCGAGTGCGGCGGCATTCGCGTCGACGACGGCCATCTCCGCGCCGGTAATGGTGCTCCCGAAAGTCATGTCCACCGGTTGGTCTGCCGGCGGGTTAACTGTTCAGCATTCTCAGCAACCGAAACCGATCCGTCCGCTTTTCCGCGTCGCGGACCAATCAGTAGGTGATGCCGTTGATGGCTGACGACGATTTCTCCGTTCACCACGACGATTGCGAGAAGCAGGAGGACGGCTGGATGCCGCTATCGGATCTGCCCGACGAAGTGACGTCGATAGACGACCTCGAGTGTGAGTGCTGGGCGGAGTACGACTCTCTCGCCGAGCTTTAGCGACGGATCTGGAAGCCGTCCGAACCCGTCGGCTCCTGATACTCGACCTCGACGTCTTCGACGCGAGCCTGGGGACTCCCCTCGTGGCAGAACTCGATCATAGCCTCGACTGATTCTTCGGCCCCTTCAAAGACCGCTTCGACGCGGCCATCGGCGAGGTTCTTTACCCAGCCGTCGACATCGTGTTCGGCCGCCCGTTCGCGCGTCGTCGCCCGGAAAAACACACCCTGGACTCGTCCGGTGACGTGGACGTGGGCATGCGTGCGTTCGCTCATGACCACGGCTCCGGCTCCCAGGCCAAAAACGCTACTGCCCATCGTCTACACTCTCCGCCGTGTCGGTCTGCTCGTCTCAATCCGACGCTTCGCCGCCGTTCCGGAGATGATGGAAGACGTAGGTCTGGGCGTAGCCCGCATACTCCCCACCGAGGCGTTCGCGGATCGCCCGCGACGTCTCGGCGTAGTTTTCCCCATCGCACTCCGGGAAGTACTCCGCGATGGTCGTCTGGATCCAGGTGTCCAGTGGTACCGCTTCGAGAAAGCCAAGCGAGAACAGTGCGACACAGTCGGCGACCTTCTCGCCGACGCCGACGAACCGCGTGAGCGATTCGCGGGCCTGTTCGTAGGTCAATTCGGCCGCTTCCTCGGGACGGGCCTCGCCATCCGCCACCATCTCTGCGCTTCGCTGTACGTACGGTGCCCGATAGCCCAAGCCGAGATCACGCAATTGCGCCTCTGTCGCCGACGCGAGGGTGTCAGGCGTGGGAAAGGCGTGATACGTCTTGCCGTCGACGGTGACGGACTCGCCGAACTCCCGGGCGAGTGCCCGTTGCATGTCGTAAATGCGGGCGACGCGCATCTGAGCCGAACAGATGAACGAGATCAACGTCTCGAAAGGCGGATCGCGTACCACGCGCATCCCCCAGTAGCGGTCGAACGCCGCGTCCAGGATCGGATCGTCGGGAGTCCGCTTCCGGATCGTCGTCAGGTCGTCCCCGAGGCGGAGCCTGCGGCGGAGGGTAACCTCGGCGTCGAACGTCGCGGTCCACTCGATACGACCGTCGACTTGCCGGACACGGATCACCTGTGGTCCTGCAGTCGTGCTAAGAGGGTCGTCCGGCGTGGCATGCTCCGGTCGAACCACTGTCGAGTACCAGGCGTTGCCGCCGTAGGTATCAGAGCGGTCGTACATCGTCCCGTCCTCACGGCTCCAGAGATAGGTCTGTCCGCTCTCGAGTGTCGACTGCAGATCGAACGGCCCGACTGCATCAGTCGATAGCGTCCCGGAGTCCATCTGCCCAGACATGGGAAAGCCGTCCCTTTGTCGGTTTCGAGTCAGCGGGCGGGCTAACCTTCATATCGGAGGCGGTAGAACTCACACGTATGAACTGTCGCGTTGTCGTCGAAGCTGCCGTCCCAGTCTACGACGTGGAGACCGCAGACGAGGCGGTGCGCATCGCGATCTCGAAGACGGGGGAGATGCTCAACCCCGACCTCAATTACGTCGAAATCAACATGGGGGCTCGCAAGTGTCCACATTGTGGTGAGGAGATGGACCCCGCCTTCATCGCAGCCGACGAGAGTCTGGTCGCCCTCGAACTCGAGATGACCGTTTTCAATGTCGAGCGCGACGAACACGCCGCCCGAATCGCCCGCAAGGAGATCGGACAGCGCTTAGAGAACATCCCGCTTGACGTCCTCGAAATCGAAGAGATCGAGACCGAAGACGACGGTGACGACAGTGAAGCCGAAGACAATGACGACAGTGAAGCCGACGAAGAGACGGCATCGACGGACGAGCAGAACGGATCGAGCGAGGACACGTCCCCGACCGGGCCAGCCCGTGAAGACGACGTGTTACCGGAGTTCGAGGAACTGATCGACGAGTAACGAGACAGTACACTTTCTCAGCCGTCGAAGATTCACATTGGTCCAGTGCCGGCCATGATTTGATTGTCAGTCGCCACTGCTCGATTACCGGCCGGAGACCACCGTTGTCGACGGTGAGAATCCCACGTCGCGTCGATACGACTGCGGTCGCAGAACTCTCAGTCGGCGGCCGCGGAGACGCGCTCGACCTCGTCTTCGCTGAATTCGCTAGTAATGCCGTCCGCCAGTGCGAAGACAGCGTCTTTATGATCTGTCTTTGACTTGTGAATGGATGTGGGCTTGACGCCGAGTTCCGTGTACCGTTCGTGGCCGACTTCCT harbors:
- a CDS encoding DUF555 domain-containing protein, which codes for MNCRVVVEAAVPVYDVETADEAVRIAISKTGEMLNPDLNYVEINMGARKCPHCGEEMDPAFIAADESLVALELEMTVFNVERDEHAARIARKEIGQRLENIPLDVLEIEEIETEDDGDDSEAEDNDDSEADEETASTDEQNGSSEDTSPTGPAREDDVLPEFEELIDE
- a CDS encoding DNA-3-methyladenine glycosylase family protein; this translates as MDSGTLSTDAVGPFDLQSTLESGQTYLWSREDGTMYDRSDTYGGNAWYSTVVRPEHATPDDPLSTTAGPQVIRVRQVDGRIEWTATFDAEVTLRRRLRLGDDLTTIRKRTPDDPILDAAFDRYWGMRVVRDPPFETLISFICSAQMRVARIYDMQRALAREFGESVTVDGKTYHAFPTPDTLASATEAQLRDLGLGYRAPYVQRSAEMVADGEARPEEAAELTYEQARESLTRFVGVGEKVADCVALFSLGFLEAVPLDTWIQTTIAEYFPECDGENYAETSRAIRERLGGEYAGYAQTYVFHHLRNGGEASD
- a CDS encoding acylphosphatase produces the protein MSERTHAHVHVTGRVQGVFFRATTRERAAEHDVDGWVKNLADGRVEAVFEGAEESVEAMIEFCHEGSPQARVEDVEVEYQEPTGSDGFQIRR
- a CDS encoding UPF0058 family protein, which translates into the protein MKKQELIHLHGLLAQVRDHYEETVGEEVGHERYTELGVKPTSIHKSKTDHKDAVFALADGITSEFSEDEVERVSAAAD